The nucleotide sequence CACCGTTAAATCGGCGTTAAAGCCTACCGTCGGGCACCACCGTCGCTCTGGTAACGATGTGTTTGTTTGAAAATATATCCGTTATTCAATGGATATATTCATTAAATactaatttttttttccttctatATATACATCTACATTTTATAGTCATTTttacaacaacaataatattatttcatattctccaaattaactTCCCTTCTCTAGATTAACTTATTTATTCATAAGATGTCTTCAACATCATCGTCTAACGAAGAGTATTTGATGCAATTGTTCGATATAATAAACAGTGAGGCGTTAGAAAGTGAAAATGAGGAGGAAAGTTCAAACACACATCGTTACATAGACCGTGAACATGAAGCCGCACATGTACGTCTTATTACCGACTATTTTGTTGAAGGTTGCAAATACTCCGacgaaaattttaaaagaaggttTCGGATGCGGCGTCGCTTATTTCTCCGAATTGTGGAAGATATTCTCAACTACCGTAAATGCTACCTGAATATTTTAAGTATTTTCATTTACAAGTTGATGCACGCGGCAAGTTGAGTATTAGTACATACTTAAAAATAAATGCCGCTCTACGACAATTAGCTTATGGTGATACACCCGATCTTTTTGACAAGTACTTGCAAATGTCGGAACGAACATGTCATGAATCGCTAATGAACTTTTGTAAATGTATTATTGATTTATATAAAGATGAATATATGCGAGCGCCTGCCACAGATGATATCAAACGATTGTATGAAGCTCACGAAGATATTCACGGTTTACCTCGAATGATGGGAAGcatagattgtatgcattgggcatgGGGAAAATGTCCCGTTGCATGGAAATGTAAATTTACTCGAGGTGATCACAAAGTTTCAACTATTATGCTAGAAGCCGTAGCCTCATATGATAACTGAATTTGGCATGCTTTCTTTGGGGTTGCGGGTTCAAACAACGACTTAAACGTCTTGAACGCTAGTAATCTCTTCAACTCAATGCTTAATGAAGAAATAGAATACATTCCTTTTAATGTAAATGGGGTTGAGTACAAAAGAGGATATTATCTAGCCAACGGTATATATCCCGGGTGGGCATCATTTGTTAAGGCGTTTTCAAGTGCAAATGATGAAAAACGTAAGTACTTTTCGAAGAAACAAGCAGCGACACGCAAGGATGTTGAGAGGACTTTTGGTATTTTACAAGGGCATTATCATATACTACAACAACCAGCAAGGGTATATAGCATCAATGTTATGAAACAAATGATGTATACGTGCGTTATCTTACACAATATAATTGTTGAAGATATTGGTTTTGCTCCAACCGAAAATGATTGGGTTTACGAACCCGTTCGTAATATGCAAACAACTTGGATCGAGAGGTGCGAAACTTACAGGAGGAGGACTAAAGAATTGCAAGATAGGAAAGTGCATGAGGGCCTACAATCGGATTTGGTTGAACATGTATGGGCTAATCGTGAGACGTCGGGGACGGATTAAGTATTGTATTTTTTATTAAGTAATGTATTTTTTTTAAGTATTGTTtttttaattaatgtaattttttattaatgaaatttagtattgcatttgtttttatatttttaatatataattaaactaaaaaatattattaaaagtgttaaaaataattaaataatgatttaacactgagatttaacactgaatGATTTCCCCTGTTTCGACATCGGTGTTAaatccagtgttaaatttaacactgaacgACTCCTAGTGCTCTTACATGATGCAGCAGTGAATACCAATTACACACAAATTTGAAGACAAACAAAAATGTCTAGCGAACTGAAAGCAATCAATGACAGTACTAAAACTGACAAATAATTTGgcaactagttaaagacccgcggttTCGCGGGATTTTGAAATGTCTAATTATTTAAgctattaaattaaaaaaaaaaaaaactattattatatctagataaacattaaaCCAAATGTTTTTTAGGGGCTTgaaatttttaaagtttcaaaataTACTAACGAACTATTATTAAGTTTATGATAAACATTAAACCAAATGTTTATAAGGGATTCAAATTTTTAAAGTTTCAGAATGTACCAATGAATaaataagaaaacaaaattttgattaaaattaaataaatcatcttCGATATCGTGATGTAGTTTTAGGCGATTGAATTAAGAATTGTGGATGGTTATCTCAGATCTTCGTTGTATTTTTCCACATATTCGACAATATAGTTGTTCTTCTTAGATGATCATGAATTGTGAATAGTGCTATAACTCTTTGTCTTGTTGTTAGTACTTTGTGCATCTTTGAGAAAGTCTCTGTCGTAATCCTTCAGCCTATAATGAGTTGAAACATTATATTTGTAATAAAATGCATAATATTGTAATATTTTGTTAATTATTTAGAAGATGTATGAAGTTTATGATTTTTTTTAACGACAAGCTttgcatcagtgtatcatttatttcaatgacactcatcatttgcacacacacacgcgttcgggaggaaacccgaatcgcactacaggaacccgatcctttaaccatcccgaggggcaggcggaccgggtttgaatcctgaatgaaTCCAGAAGAAAACCCCCTGggtcaatctggatatccatatttcaggcagattaattaataggatgggcagagcgaggctcgaacccatgacctaatcTCAACCCCAACACACGAGGTGAAGGGGATGCCATTGAATCAATGCTTCGTTGGCATGAAGTTTATGATTTAGTATACCTCATCCATCAAGTTGTGCATAATAGTAAGTTTTTCAACTAAAAATGACATAGAATTGTGATAACTTGACATTGCCGCTTCATCTCTTTTATTCACAAAATCTTTCCCTGTTAAAGTATTTGATATTGTGGCTTCTAAATTTCTAAATCTTGTAGTAAGTGCAATTTCTTCGTTCGTAATTTTAGATGTtaaagatttcatttttttttcaaGTTTAGGTCCAAAAAACTTCAATATGATTGTTGATTTACTGTCACAATCGAGATCAAGTTAATGTATGTTAATctcgaaattgaaatatgaaaaagtagttaatataaaaccaataataataaataaggtaaAGAAATAGTTTCGTGTACTTTCCTATAGCATATCATTTGGACGTAATCCACCAATCCACATTATACACCGCGGAGTAGGACACATCCAAGTACCATATGTAACACTAAAGAAATCAAATTTAGTAGCAACATTTTTCATATTAAATAAGCTATAGAAATGTGATAATATGTTTTCGATAATCGGTATAATGTCGTCTTCA is from Rutidosis leptorrhynchoides isolate AG116_Rl617_1_P2 chromosome 10, CSIRO_AGI_Rlap_v1, whole genome shotgun sequence and encodes:
- the LOC139871488 gene encoding uncharacterized protein, producing the protein MLNEEIEYIPFNVNGVEYKRGYYLANGIYPGWASFVKAFSSANDEKRKYFSKKQAATRKDVERTFGILQGHYHILQQPARVYSINVMKQMMYTCVILHNIIVEDIGFAPTENDWVYEPVRNMQTTWIERCETYRRRTKELQDRKVHEGLQSDLVEHVWANRETSGTD
- the LOC139871487 gene encoding uncharacterized protein, which gives rise to MSSTSSSNEEYLMQLFDIINSEALESENEEESSNTHRYIDREHEAAHVRLITDYFVEVDARGKLSISTYLKINAALRQLAYGDTPDLFDKYLQMSERTCHESLMNFCKCIIDLYKDEYMRAPATDDIKRLYEAHEDIHGLPRMMGSIDCMHWAWGKCPVAWKCKFTRGDHKVSTIMLEAVASYDN